The following are encoded in a window of Alosa sapidissima isolate fAloSap1 chromosome 10, fAloSap1.pri, whole genome shotgun sequence genomic DNA:
- the ino80e gene encoding INO80 complex subunit E isoform X2: MNGQSDSDVDYKRKYKNLKRKLKFLVYEQECFQEELRKAQRKLLKVSRDKSFLLDRLLQYERVDDDSSDSDATASSENSEGEGLREREREGVKKRRSSPVVPGLPSSTSSHLSLLSRSAANTLPSSTSSQYLTTVVPPLASNYPSAPAAAPAAGTPFSWVPRQMLSGDTAEEEGDSDGESDRGEEERGEGDEAELVIDIPNE, translated from the exons ATGAATGGACAGTCTGATAGTGACGTGGACTACAAGAGGAAATATAAAAACCTTAAGCGAAAGTTGAAATTCCTGGTTTAT GAACAAGAATGCTTTCAGGAAGAGTTGAGAAAAGCACAGAGGAAACTCCTAAAAGTGTCCAGAGACAAAAG TTTTCTGTTGGACAGATTATTGCAGTATGAGAGGGTGGACGATGATTCTTCAG ACTCCGATGCCACCGCGTCCTCCGAGAACAGTGAAGGAGAAGGTCTccgggagagagagcgggagggagTCAAGAA gaggaggagtagtcCTGTCGTCCCCGGTCTTCCATCCTCCACgtcctcccacctctctctgctctcgcGCTCGGCCGCCAACACGCTCCCGTCGTCCACCTCCTCACAGTACCTCACCACA GTGGTGCCGCCATTAGCCTCTAATTACCCATCAGCCCCTGCAGCAGCCCCGGCGGCTGGCACGCCGTTTAGCTGGGTCCCACGGCAAATGCTGAGCGGAGACAcggcggaggaggagggagacagCGACGGAGAGAGTGaccgaggagaggaggagagaggagagggagacgaGGCCGAGTTAGTCATTGACATTCCCAATGAATGA
- the si:dkeyp-77h1.4 gene encoding formin-like protein 5 isoform X2, whose translation MDAIIRLLVLTGLVHAAYLAPLPAKEESVIFFGEDFHILLPPGAPDVVFHPTVGAARGELVLMKAGVVQGPRAKLNHQLSHFILENVGETDEGLYTVTSQDPDDNSTMTKSFTLTVRDCSNEHSVKFGENFDIQLAGVTGPISLEFRPIDVEANQTSRPALSLINQDGYENRLVVSESKVTLKSVSSSDEGSYTIVDGSGKVQKKVCLNVKELQNFYVVPYGGTFKFNLVQNSSLVRLVYKPNYDHRARVILEKGELMIPEELDLQDRFFVDGNLCVLEGVNSRDAGEFHVVDLSGSPIAKHYLEVEAFKLRPLLVTIIALVSLVVLMLLVCLLACLVKIRKRAEKSRAIEKIAKNAGQDEGEAFRQVVKDACKQVDDTTVQSLKEDITEKSQSTEVSIKGLEVSSKEVTAFDKNLETSDSGVGFNTTALPLDSDTEAPTAPLHDDVLSTSVASEAKPAPTLTPEPKPAPPPTPEPKASPPPQPKPAPPPTPEPKASPPPEPKPALTPTPDPKPALTPEPKSPAPKSPAPKSPAPEPKAAAPEVKPASTPPPEPKAAMTPPPEAKPAVSPTPPKSPAPEPKPSPTAAKAADEKPAAAPPADAKPPASPSPDHKPATPEAKPPASPEPKATLKPAPEAKPAVSPVLEPKAPTPDPKPALSPTPDPKPAVSPAAEPTTNGTPEPKADSGSESPKTAPPKSPETGMSLKAPPPADVSSGGAVEAMTNDSAPPATEEAATT comes from the exons cTTACCTTGCGCCATTACCAG ccaAAGAAGAGTCGGTCATATTTTTTGGGGAGGACTTCCACATCCTCCTCCCCCCGGGTGCGCCTGACGTGGTGTTCCACCCGACGGTGGGGGCGGCACGTGGGGAGCTAGTCCTGATGAAGGCCGGCGTGGTGCAGGGCCCGCGGGCCAAGCTCAACCACCAGCTCAGCCACTTCATCCTGGAGAACGTGGGCGAGACCGATGAGGGGCTCTACACCGTCACGTCCCAGGACCCAGACGACAACAGCACCATGACTAAGTCCTTCACACTCACCGTGAGAG ACTGCTCTAATGAGCATAGTGTGAAGTTCGGAGAGAACTTCGACATCCAGCTCGCTGGTGTCACCGGCCCCATCTCACTCGAGTTCCGGCCCATCGACGTCGAAGCGAACCAGACATCCCGCCCAGCTCTGAGTCTCATAAACCAAGACGGCTACGAGAACCGCCTCGTGGTCTCTGAGAGCAAGGTGACTCTTAAGTCGGTCAGCAGTTCTGACGAGGGCTCCTACACCATTGTGGACGGCAGTGGGAAAGTTCAGAAGAAGGTGTGCCTGAACGTTAAAG AGCTTCAGAACTTTTATGTTGTACCTTACGGGGGCACTTTCAAGTTCAACCTGGTCCAGAACAGCTCCCTGGTGCGCCTGGTCTACAAGCCCAACTACGACCACAGGGCCCGGGTCATCTTGGAGAAGGGCGAGTTGATGATTCCGGAGGAGCTGGACCTGCAGGACCGCTTCTTTGTGGACGGCAACCTGTGCGTGCTGGAAGGGGTCAATAGCCGCGACGCTGGAGAGTTCCACGTAGTTGACCTGAGCGGCTCCCCCATCGCCAAACACTACTTGGAAGTGGAAG ccTTTAAGCTTCGGCCGCTGTTAGTCACCATCATTGCCCTGGTATCCCTGGTGGTGTTGATGTtgcttgtgtgtctgcttgcctgtcTCGTGAAGATACGCAAGCGGGCAGAGAAGTCCCGGGCCATTGAGAAGATCGCCAAGAATGCAGGGCAAGATGAGGGTGAAGCCTTCCGACAG GTGGTCAAAGATGCCTGCAAACAGGTTGACGATACAACTGTTCAGTCCCTGAAGGAGGACATCACGGAGAAGTCCCAGAGCACAGAGGTTAGCATTAAG GGTTTGGAGGTGTCCTCAAAAGAGGTCACTGCCTTTGATAAGAACCTTGAGACCAGCGACTCCGGGGTTGGCTTCAACACCACTGCCCTTCCTCTGGACAGCGACACGGAGGCCCCGACTGCCCCCCTCCACGACGATGTCCTGAGCACCTCAGTGGCATCTGAAGCGAAGCCGGCCCCAACCTTAACACCGGAGCCCAAACCAGCTCCCCCACCGACACCTGAACCTAAAGCGTCTCCACCGCCCCAGCCCAAGCCAGCTCCTCCCCCAACACCGGAGCCCAAAGCCTCCCCACCCCCTGAGCCCAAACCAGCCTTAACACCAACCCCCGACCCCAAACCGGCTCTAACTCCCGAACCGAAGTCGCCAGCCCCTAAGTCTCCTGCTCCTAAGTCTCCTGCTCCTGAGCCAAAGGCAGCTGCGCCTGAGGTGAAGCCGGCCTCTACTCCACCTCCGGAACCCAAGGCAGCCATGACACCTCCTCCTGAGGCCAAACCAGCTGTTTCTCCAACCCCACCCAAGTCCCCAGCCCCTGAGCCCAAGCCGAGTCCCACCGCAGCCAAGGCTGCCGATGAGAAACCAGCTGCTGCTCCACCTGCTGATGCCAAACCTCCCGCGTCCCCGTCTCCCGACCACAAGCCAGCGACACCGGAGGCCAAGCCTCCTGCGAGCCCTGAGCCCAAGGCCACGCTCAAACCGGCCCCTGAGGCCAAGCCTGCCGTGAGCCCGGTCCTGGAGCCCAAAGCGCCCACCCCAGACCCTAAACCAGCGCTGAGCCCAACACCGGACCCCAAGCCAGCCGTGTCCCCGGCCGCAGAGCCCACCACCAACGGCACGCCTGAGCCAAAAGCAGACAGCGGATCCGAATCCCCCAAAACTGCCCCGCCCAAGAGCCCCGAGACGGGGATGAGTCTGAAGGCTCCCCCTCCTGCAGACGTGAGCTCCGGCGGAGCTGTGGAAGCGATGACCAACGACAGCGCACCGCCTGCCACGGAGGAGGCCGCCACTACCTGA
- the LOC121720363 gene encoding uncharacterized protein LOC121720363 codes for MPAAGVGVAASLLAALLLLGLLSGRARSQAETDPDFSLCRRSFYQETPPRGAAQAADGAELVQRCHSLPGGRSFASLYNSTCGASVYSAFCLSQENNWGEQAADTQAADDGEGSRAESPPDSEVLVPALLGGGGAQIEGNAAANPSRSAWDALVSRLVREVAVPKCAAGAPEGADLFVLTGAAGLSEGEDGGCRAGALWSAVCCVSGGEESGVFSMGLVKGSGEEEEERVLSVQELAEVTGVAAVFTGFCGEVDSDSEVVELLLEKLDSLRKEAESEAGASVDADGELAGSVSETGDTGSDDVPEVTQEEVMSSSQSEAQGSAVPSDDTVKLQEALEMENETQSSGSFVGGALMYLLSSSVSLLYAPVRPVVSTLTALPGQVTYVLGEELAVLSTVPCGTFSLFQNMVCDAWGGVSTAVGLVTGVGELCFSGIYSCSSPLVGSLYGACYDGVAGVGQLAADSVGIFGGALDNAWSVSKFFGETAWDYGGGYVGTVVSELGHQVKTVGHGLGKLVWRVGRGLGNVVGIAGGLAGGTVGSVIENVNEAFGAE; via the exons aTGCCTGCTGCTGGAGTCGGTGTTGCTGCGTCACTGCTGgcagcgctgctgctgctgggcctgCTGAGCGGCCGAGCGCGGAGCCAGGCGGAGACAGATCCCGACTTCTCCCTCTGCCGCCGCAGCTTCTACCAGGAGACGCCCCCCCGGGGAGCCGCCCAGGCAGCGGACGGTGCCGAGCTCGTCCAGCGCTGCCACAGCCTGCCCGGGGGACGGAGCTTCGCCTCGCTCTACAACTCCACCTGTGGGGCCAGCGTCTACTCCGCCTTCTGCCTGAGTCAGGAGAACAACTGGGGAGAGCAGGCGGCCGACACACAG GCTGCAGATGATGGGGAGGGCTCCCGTGCGGAGAGTCCACCTGACTCTGAGGTGCTCGTGCCCGCTCTCCTGGGAGGAGGTGGGGCCCAGATCGAGGGGAACGCGGCGGCGAACCCTTCCCGCTCGGCGTGGGACGCGCTCGTCTCCAGGCTGGTGAGGGAGGTCGCGGTGCCCAAGTGCGCCGCTGGTGCCCCTGAGGGAGCCGATCTGTTCGTGCTGACCGGAGCCGCTGGGCTGAGCGAGGGGGAGGACGGAGGCTGCCGGGCAGGCGCGCTGTGGTCAGCCGTGTGCTGCGTCTCCGGAGGGGAGGAGAGCGGAGTGTTCAGCATGGGGCTGGTGAAGGGGagcggggaggaggaggaggagagggtgctGAGCGTCCAGGAGCTGGCAGAGGTCACCGGGGTCGCCGCAGTCTTCACTGGGTTCTGTGGGGAGGTGGACAGCGACAGCGAAGTGGTGGAGCTCCTCCTCGAGAAACTGGACAGCTTGAGAAAGGAGGCCGAATCAGAGGCAGGGGCCTCAGTAGATGCGGACGGAGAGCTGGCAGGTTCAGTCAGTGAGACGGGTGACACAGGAAGTGATGACGTCCCAGAGGTCACCCAGGAGGAAGTGATGTCATCCAGTCAAAGTGAGGCTCAAGGCAGTGCAGTGCCTTCAGATGACACCGTGAAGCTTCAGGAGGCTTTGGAGATGGAGAATGAAACCCAGAGCTCGGGCTCCTTCGTGGGCGGAGCACTGAtgtacctcctctcctcctccgtgTCCCTCCTCTACGCCCCTGTCCGTCCAGTCGTCTCCACCTTGACCGCTCTGCCCGGGCAGGTGACCTACGTCCTGGGTGAGGAGCTGGCCGTGCTGTCCACTGTGCCCTGCGGCACCTTCTCGCTCTTCCAGAACATGGTGTGCGACGCATGGGGCGGGGTGTCGACCGCCGTCGGCCTGGTGACCGGCGTGGGAGAGCTGTGCTTCTCGGGGATCTACTCCTGCTCCTCGCCGCTGGTGGGGAGCCTGTACGGCGCCTGCTACGACGGGGTGGCCGGCGTGGGTCAGCTGGCCGCGGACAGCGTGGGCATTTTCGGAGGCGCCCTGGACAACGCGTGGTCCGTGTCCAAGTTCTTCGGGGAAACGGCGTGGGACTACGGCGGGGGCTACGTGGGCACAGTTGTGTCCGAGCTGGGCCACCAGGTGAAGACGGTGGGCCACGGCCTGGGCAAGCTGGTCTGGAGAGTGGGCAGAGGACTGGGCAACGTGGTGGGGATAGCCGGCGGACTGGCCGGAGGCACCGTGGGCTCGGTAATAGAAAATGTGAACGAGGCCTTTGGAGCAGAGTGA
- the ino80e gene encoding INO80 complex subunit E isoform X1, translating to MNGQSDSDVDYKRKYKNLKRKLKFLVYEQECFQEELRKAQRKLLKVSRDKSFLLDRLLQYERVDDDSSDSDATASSENSEGEGLREREREGVKKRRSSPVVPGLPSSTSSHLSLLSRSAANTLPSSTSSQYLTTLPFPPEYLAPPAERMKKERKTKTPKHKKDPAGKVVPPLASNYPSAPAAAPAAGTPFSWVPRQMLSGDTAEEEGDSDGESDRGEEERGEGDEAELVIDIPNE from the exons ATGAATGGACAGTCTGATAGTGACGTGGACTACAAGAGGAAATATAAAAACCTTAAGCGAAAGTTGAAATTCCTGGTTTAT GAACAAGAATGCTTTCAGGAAGAGTTGAGAAAAGCACAGAGGAAACTCCTAAAAGTGTCCAGAGACAAAAG TTTTCTGTTGGACAGATTATTGCAGTATGAGAGGGTGGACGATGATTCTTCAG ACTCCGATGCCACCGCGTCCTCCGAGAACAGTGAAGGAGAAGGTCTccgggagagagagcgggagggagTCAAGAA gaggaggagtagtcCTGTCGTCCCCGGTCTTCCATCCTCCACgtcctcccacctctctctgctctcgcGCTCGGCCGCCAACACGCTCCCGTCGTCCACCTCCTCACAGTACCTCACCACA CTACCCTTCCCGCCAGAGTATTTGGCTCCCCCTGCTGAGCGAATGAAGAAAGAGCGAAAAACAAAGACGCCCAAACACAAGAAAGACCCTGCAGGGAAG GTGGTGCCGCCATTAGCCTCTAATTACCCATCAGCCCCTGCAGCAGCCCCGGCGGCTGGCACGCCGTTTAGCTGGGTCCCACGGCAAATGCTGAGCGGAGACAcggcggaggaggagggagacagCGACGGAGAGAGTGaccgaggagaggaggagagaggagagggagacgaGGCCGAGTTAGTCATTGACATTCCCAATGAATGA
- the si:dkeyp-77h1.4 gene encoding formin-like protein 5 isoform X1 has product MYELIVSRRRIPEEFVGVSNMSWRGRFEMLGYSMSSVKMDAIIRLLVLTGLVHAAYLAPLPAKEESVIFFGEDFHILLPPGAPDVVFHPTVGAARGELVLMKAGVVQGPRAKLNHQLSHFILENVGETDEGLYTVTSQDPDDNSTMTKSFTLTVRDCSNEHSVKFGENFDIQLAGVTGPISLEFRPIDVEANQTSRPALSLINQDGYENRLVVSESKVTLKSVSSSDEGSYTIVDGSGKVQKKVCLNVKELQNFYVVPYGGTFKFNLVQNSSLVRLVYKPNYDHRARVILEKGELMIPEELDLQDRFFVDGNLCVLEGVNSRDAGEFHVVDLSGSPIAKHYLEVEAFKLRPLLVTIIALVSLVVLMLLVCLLACLVKIRKRAEKSRAIEKIAKNAGQDEGEAFRQVVKDACKQVDDTTVQSLKEDITEKSQSTEVSIKGLEVSSKEVTAFDKNLETSDSGVGFNTTALPLDSDTEAPTAPLHDDVLSTSVASEAKPAPTLTPEPKPAPPPTPEPKASPPPQPKPAPPPTPEPKASPPPEPKPALTPTPDPKPALTPEPKSPAPKSPAPKSPAPEPKAAAPEVKPASTPPPEPKAAMTPPPEAKPAVSPTPPKSPAPEPKPSPTAAKAADEKPAAAPPADAKPPASPSPDHKPATPEAKPPASPEPKATLKPAPEAKPAVSPVLEPKAPTPDPKPALSPTPDPKPAVSPAAEPTTNGTPEPKADSGSESPKTAPPKSPETGMSLKAPPPADVSSGGAVEAMTNDSAPPATEEAATT; this is encoded by the exons cTTACCTTGCGCCATTACCAG ccaAAGAAGAGTCGGTCATATTTTTTGGGGAGGACTTCCACATCCTCCTCCCCCCGGGTGCGCCTGACGTGGTGTTCCACCCGACGGTGGGGGCGGCACGTGGGGAGCTAGTCCTGATGAAGGCCGGCGTGGTGCAGGGCCCGCGGGCCAAGCTCAACCACCAGCTCAGCCACTTCATCCTGGAGAACGTGGGCGAGACCGATGAGGGGCTCTACACCGTCACGTCCCAGGACCCAGACGACAACAGCACCATGACTAAGTCCTTCACACTCACCGTGAGAG ACTGCTCTAATGAGCATAGTGTGAAGTTCGGAGAGAACTTCGACATCCAGCTCGCTGGTGTCACCGGCCCCATCTCACTCGAGTTCCGGCCCATCGACGTCGAAGCGAACCAGACATCCCGCCCAGCTCTGAGTCTCATAAACCAAGACGGCTACGAGAACCGCCTCGTGGTCTCTGAGAGCAAGGTGACTCTTAAGTCGGTCAGCAGTTCTGACGAGGGCTCCTACACCATTGTGGACGGCAGTGGGAAAGTTCAGAAGAAGGTGTGCCTGAACGTTAAAG AGCTTCAGAACTTTTATGTTGTACCTTACGGGGGCACTTTCAAGTTCAACCTGGTCCAGAACAGCTCCCTGGTGCGCCTGGTCTACAAGCCCAACTACGACCACAGGGCCCGGGTCATCTTGGAGAAGGGCGAGTTGATGATTCCGGAGGAGCTGGACCTGCAGGACCGCTTCTTTGTGGACGGCAACCTGTGCGTGCTGGAAGGGGTCAATAGCCGCGACGCTGGAGAGTTCCACGTAGTTGACCTGAGCGGCTCCCCCATCGCCAAACACTACTTGGAAGTGGAAG ccTTTAAGCTTCGGCCGCTGTTAGTCACCATCATTGCCCTGGTATCCCTGGTGGTGTTGATGTtgcttgtgtgtctgcttgcctgtcTCGTGAAGATACGCAAGCGGGCAGAGAAGTCCCGGGCCATTGAGAAGATCGCCAAGAATGCAGGGCAAGATGAGGGTGAAGCCTTCCGACAG GTGGTCAAAGATGCCTGCAAACAGGTTGACGATACAACTGTTCAGTCCCTGAAGGAGGACATCACGGAGAAGTCCCAGAGCACAGAGGTTAGCATTAAG GGTTTGGAGGTGTCCTCAAAAGAGGTCACTGCCTTTGATAAGAACCTTGAGACCAGCGACTCCGGGGTTGGCTTCAACACCACTGCCCTTCCTCTGGACAGCGACACGGAGGCCCCGACTGCCCCCCTCCACGACGATGTCCTGAGCACCTCAGTGGCATCTGAAGCGAAGCCGGCCCCAACCTTAACACCGGAGCCCAAACCAGCTCCCCCACCGACACCTGAACCTAAAGCGTCTCCACCGCCCCAGCCCAAGCCAGCTCCTCCCCCAACACCGGAGCCCAAAGCCTCCCCACCCCCTGAGCCCAAACCAGCCTTAACACCAACCCCCGACCCCAAACCGGCTCTAACTCCCGAACCGAAGTCGCCAGCCCCTAAGTCTCCTGCTCCTAAGTCTCCTGCTCCTGAGCCAAAGGCAGCTGCGCCTGAGGTGAAGCCGGCCTCTACTCCACCTCCGGAACCCAAGGCAGCCATGACACCTCCTCCTGAGGCCAAACCAGCTGTTTCTCCAACCCCACCCAAGTCCCCAGCCCCTGAGCCCAAGCCGAGTCCCACCGCAGCCAAGGCTGCCGATGAGAAACCAGCTGCTGCTCCACCTGCTGATGCCAAACCTCCCGCGTCCCCGTCTCCCGACCACAAGCCAGCGACACCGGAGGCCAAGCCTCCTGCGAGCCCTGAGCCCAAGGCCACGCTCAAACCGGCCCCTGAGGCCAAGCCTGCCGTGAGCCCGGTCCTGGAGCCCAAAGCGCCCACCCCAGACCCTAAACCAGCGCTGAGCCCAACACCGGACCCCAAGCCAGCCGTGTCCCCGGCCGCAGAGCCCACCACCAACGGCACGCCTGAGCCAAAAGCAGACAGCGGATCCGAATCCCCCAAAACTGCCCCGCCCAAGAGCCCCGAGACGGGGATGAGTCTGAAGGCTCCCCCTCCTGCAGACGTGAGCTCCGGCGGAGCTGTGGAAGCGATGACCAACGACAGCGCACCGCCTGCCACGGAGGAGGCCGCCACTACCTGA
- the si:ch73-54f23.4 gene encoding zinc-binding protein A33 isoform X1 has translation MYKNRIKDTNNNFNNSHLNDFKNKLIQAIKKIKHEVDECYEEERDTYAEALDVEFKFDAMEREIQAEFRNIHRFLDEEEENDIERLRKEKEKRISLLKERERKISMQGRNLERAIETLNIKLREEDSPKLLKEIRELLQRCDVNYIAPPPVDSEVCSGQFVGPIQYRIWKHMKASIYPNITTLTFDPETAHPLLALSPNCSTVRFDDDKKMPPQEELEKNPRCFNYYYCVMGRESFFTGRHYWEVDVGKKTAWRVGVAREDVPRGEMAVSTTATGFWTLSLKGGSIVACTHPKPTPVRTSILPTRIGVFLDCDREEVSFYNAVTMTALHSFSMENMDGPIFPFFNPCDTDNGRNASPLTMFMPAL, from the exons ATGTACAAGAATCGCATTAAAGACACCAACAACAACTTCAACAATTCTCATCTCAATGATTTCAAG AATAAGCTTATTCAAGCTATTAAGAAGATAAAACATGAAGTTGACGAGTGTTATGAAGAAGAAAGGGACACCTATGCAGAGGCCCTTGATGTGGAG TTCAAGTTTGATGCAATGGAGCGGGAGATCCAAGCCGAGTTCCGGAACATTCATCGGTTCctggatgaagaggaagagaacGATATTGAACGActcaggaaagagaaagagaaaagaataagtctgctgaaagagagagaaagaaagatttcTATGCAAGGGAGAAATCTGGAGCGAGCCATTGAAACCCTGAATATCAAACTAAGGGAAGAGGACAGTCCCAAACTGCtcaaa GAAATCAGAGAACTCTTACAAAG ATGTGACGTCAACTACATAGCCCCCCCTCCCGTGGACAGTGAAGTTTGTTCTGGACAGTTTGTGGGACCCATTCAGTACAGGATCTGGAAACACATGAAAGCCTCAATATACCCAA ATATAACAACGCTGACCTTTGACCCAGAAACTGCCCATCCCCTCCTCGCTCTTTCACCCAATTGCTCCACAGTGCGCTTCGACGATGACAAAAAGATGCCCCCCCAGGAGGAGCTAGAGAAGAACCCCCGCTGCTTCAACTATTACTACTGCGTGATGGGCAGGGAGAGTTTCTTCACTGGCCGCCACTACTGGGAGGTGGACGTGGGCAAAAAGACTGCCTGGAGGGTGGGCGTGGCACGCGAGGACGTCCCTCGGGGCGAGATGGCCGTCAGCACCACCGCCACTGGCTTCTGGACACTGTCACTTAAGGGCGGCTCCATCGTGGCCTGCACCCACCCGAAGCCCACGCCAGTGCGGACCTCCATCCTTCCCACGCGCATCGGCGTCTTCCTGGACTGCGACAGGGAGGAAGTGTCCTTCTACAACGCGGTCACCATGACGGCGCTCCACTCCTTCTCCATGGAGAACATGGATGGGCCCATCTTCCCCTTCTTTAACCCCTGTGACACAGACAATGGGAGGAACGCCTCCCCTCTCACCATGTTCATGCCTGCCTTGTGA
- the si:ch73-54f23.4 gene encoding zinc-binding protein A33 isoform X2, whose translation MYKNRIKDTNNNFNNSHLNDFKNKLIQAIKKIKHEVDECYEEERDTYAEALDVEFKFDAMEREIQAEFRNIHRFLDEEEENDIERLRKEKEKRISLLKERERKISMQGRNLERAIETLNIKLREEDSPKLLKEIRELLQRCDVNYIAPPPVDSEVCSGQFVGPIQYRIWKHMKASIYPMRFDDDKKMPPQEELEKNPRCFNYYYCVMGRESFFTGRHYWEVDVGKKTAWRVGVAREDVPRGEMAVSTTATGFWTLSLKGGSIVACTHPKPTPVRTSILPTRIGVFLDCDREEVSFYNAVTMTALHSFSMENMDGPIFPFFNPCDTDNGRNASPLTMFMPAL comes from the exons ATGTACAAGAATCGCATTAAAGACACCAACAACAACTTCAACAATTCTCATCTCAATGATTTCAAG AATAAGCTTATTCAAGCTATTAAGAAGATAAAACATGAAGTTGACGAGTGTTATGAAGAAGAAAGGGACACCTATGCAGAGGCCCTTGATGTGGAG TTCAAGTTTGATGCAATGGAGCGGGAGATCCAAGCCGAGTTCCGGAACATTCATCGGTTCctggatgaagaggaagagaacGATATTGAACGActcaggaaagagaaagagaaaagaataagtctgctgaaagagagagaaagaaagatttcTATGCAAGGGAGAAATCTGGAGCGAGCCATTGAAACCCTGAATATCAAACTAAGGGAAGAGGACAGTCCCAAACTGCtcaaa GAAATCAGAGAACTCTTACAAAG ATGTGACGTCAACTACATAGCCCCCCCTCCCGTGGACAGTGAAGTTTGTTCTGGACAGTTTGTGGGACCCATTCAGTACAGGATCTGGAAACACATGAAAGCCTCAATATACCCAA TGCGCTTCGACGATGACAAAAAGATGCCCCCCCAGGAGGAGCTAGAGAAGAACCCCCGCTGCTTCAACTATTACTACTGCGTGATGGGCAGGGAGAGTTTCTTCACTGGCCGCCACTACTGGGAGGTGGACGTGGGCAAAAAGACTGCCTGGAGGGTGGGCGTGGCACGCGAGGACGTCCCTCGGGGCGAGATGGCCGTCAGCACCACCGCCACTGGCTTCTGGACACTGTCACTTAAGGGCGGCTCCATCGTGGCCTGCACCCACCCGAAGCCCACGCCAGTGCGGACCTCCATCCTTCCCACGCGCATCGGCGTCTTCCTGGACTGCGACAGGGAGGAAGTGTCCTTCTACAACGCGGTCACCATGACGGCGCTCCACTCCTTCTCCATGGAGAACATGGATGGGCCCATCTTCCCCTTCTTTAACCCCTGTGACACAGACAATGGGAGGAACGCCTCCCCTCTCACCATGTTCATGCCTGCCTTGTGA